A single window of Nicotiana sylvestris chromosome 3, ASM39365v2, whole genome shotgun sequence DNA harbors:
- the LOC104235452 gene encoding histone-lysine N-methyltransferase, H3 lysine-9 specific SUVH5-like: MSVLAETSPSKMFGEGLHQSVGNEYPRSPSTFKRLKVDTTRKFPENCGLFVGQTKGSRIQCYTDAEIYPEFPSTSKSVKVEDTWNYTEISGMRIPQTNGHGTQCPADAEIKSSSGVAMNVIESAKPLRVFVPNTLNDKPANEVRESLNVIESAKPLRVFVPNILNGKPANEVREALKLFDDLYSKLLREDKAEKREGQPKRNIIIEAAVSLKKQNKWVNCEWTFGHVPGVEIGDQFRFRAELVVIGLHRHYIKGIDYVNINGKDVATAVVDSGRYDNEAISSQTFIYVGQGGNPKVSASKVEDQKLEGGNLALKNSMDLGYPVRVIGSRQRVKDQKSDIRYIYEGLYTVTKCSQERGPTGKFIFKFEQKRNSAQSKLTCELVSQPANLGKVNHLRQNVNKATKSVMQFVQREIVVDYDISQGKEKIPIPAVNAIDDERPPPFTYITKMQYPDWYYISMPQGCSCTSGCSDSEQCSCASRNGGEIQFNTRGSIIRAKPLVYECGPSCKCPPSCKNRVSQHGPRYHLEVFKTESRGWGLRSRDYVSSGSFICEYVGELLDEKEAEKRIDHDEYLFDVGNYDEETPKRNKKFEVESNSFQRKDEDGFTLDAARYGNVGRFINHSCSPNLYAQNVMYDHGDRRVPHIMFFASKSIAPIEELTYDYNYQIDQVYDANGNLKKKNCKCGSRKCSGRMY, from the coding sequence ATGTCTGTGTTAGCGGAAACAAGTCCCTCAAAGATGTTTGGGGAGGGATTACATCAGAGCGTCGGCAATGAGTATCCTAGATCTCCATCCACATTTAAGCGCCTAAAAGTTGATACAACCCGTAAGTTTCCTGAAAATTGTGGTCTGTTTGTTGGTCAAACGAAAGGAAGCAGAATTCAGTGCTACACTGATGCAGAGATCTACCCGGAATTTCCATCCACTTCTAAGAGTGTAAAAGTTGAGGACACATGGAATTATACTGAAATTTCTGGCATGCGTATTCCTCAAACGAATGGACATGGTACTCAATGCCCTGCTGATGCTGAGATCAAAAGTAGTTCTGGAGTTGCTATGAATGTGATTGAGTCAGCCAAGCCTTTAAGAGTTTTTGTGCCAAATACTTTGAATGACAAGCCTGCAAACGAAGTTAGAGAGTCCCTGAATGTGATTGAGTCAGCCAAGCCTTTAAGAGTTTTTGTGCCAAATATTTTGAATGGCAAGCCTGCAAACGAAGTTAGAGAGGCCCTGAAACTTTTTGATGACCTATACTCTAAACTTTTGCGAGAAGATAAAGCAGAGAAACGTGAAGGACAGCCTAAAAGAAATATCATTATAGAGGCAGCAGTGAGTTTGAAGAAACAGAATAAGTGGGTGAATTGTGAGTGGACCTTTGGACATGTTCCCGGAGTTGAAATTGGGGATCAATTCCGGTTTAGGGCAGAACTTGTTGTGATAGGACTACATCGCCACTATATTAAGGGTATCGATTATGTGAATATTAACGGAAAAGATGTTGCAACTGCTGTTGTTGATTCTGGTCGGTACGATAATGAGGCCATATCTTCTCAAACATTCATTTATGTAGGTCAAGGTGGAAATCCAAAAGTTTCTGCTTCGAAAGTAGAAGATCAAAAGCTTGAAGGGGGTAATCTTGCCTTGAAGAACTCCATGGACTTGGGATATCCGGTGAGGGTTATTGGTAGTCGACAAAGAGTAAAGGATCAAAAGAGTGATATAAGATACATTTACGAAGGGCTTTACACTGTGACAAAGTGTTCGCAAGAAAGAGGTCCAACTGGAAAATTTATTTTCAAGTTTGAACAGAAAAGAAATTCTGCCCAATCAAAACTTACTTGTGAACTAGTGTCACAGCCAGCAAATTTAGGCAAGGTAAATCACTTACGTCAAAATGTTAATAAGGCAACAAAATCAGTTATGCAGTTTGTGCAGCGGGAGATTGTTGTGGACTATGATATCTCGCAAGGAAAGGAGAAGATACCGATCCCTGCTGTCAATGCAATCGATGATGAGAGACCCCCACCATTCACTTACATTACCAAAATGCAGTATCCAGATTGGTATTACATCTCTATGCCTCAAGGTTGCAGTTGCACAAGTGGATGCTCGGATTCTGAGCAATGCTCTTGTGCTTCTAGGAACGGAGGTGAGATTCAATTCAACACAAGAGGCTCTATTATTAGAGCAAAGCCTCTTGTTTACGAGTGTGGTCCATCTTGCAAATGCCCTCCTTCTTGCAAAAATAGAGTTAGCCAACATGGTCCACGGTACCACTTGGAGGTTTTCAAGACCGAATCAAGAGGATGGGGCTTGAGGTCGAGGGACTATGTATCATCTGGAAGTTTTATTTGTGAATATGTTGGGGAGTTACTTGATGAAAAAGAAGCCGAAAAAAGAATAGATCATGATGAGTACTTGTTTGATGTTGGCAACTATGATGAAGAAACCCCCAAAAGGAATaaaaagttcgaagttgagtcaaaTTCTTTTCAGAGGAAGGATGAAGATGGCTTTACCCTTGATGCAGCAAGATATGGGAACGTTGGAAGATTTATCAACCATAGCTGCTCACCAAACCTTTATGCTCAAAATGTCATGTATGACCACGGTGATAGGAGAGTACCTCACATAATGTTTTTCGCTTCCAAGAGTATTGCTCCAATAGAGGAGCTTACTTATGACTATAACTACCAGATTGATCAGGTTTATGATGCAAATGGCAATCTGAAGAAAAAGAATTGTAAATGTGGTTCTCGTAAGTGCTCGGGTAGAATGTATTAA
- the LOC104235451 gene encoding peptide methionine sulfoxide reductase A1-like translates to MLLKTCIPSSAITTTSPLLSLTKSSLPFSQNLLKVSTFPRTSKTPSLYSSPKMSWLNKLGFGAKTDSTPMDSSSSAIAQGPDDDIPAPGQQFAQFGAGCFWGVELAFQRVPGVTKTEVGYTQGYLHNPSYEDICSGTTFHSEVVRVQYDPKECNFDTLLDVFWDRHDPTTLNRQGNDVGTQYRSGIYFYTPEQEKAALESRDKQQKILNRNIVTEILPAKKFYRAEEYHQQYLAKGGRFGFRQSTEKGCNDPIRCYG, encoded by the exons ATGCTCCTCAAGACTTGCATCCCTTCCTCCGCCATAACCACAACATCTCCACTCCTTTCCCTCACCAAATCTTCTTTACCTTTCTCCCAAAATCTCCTTAAAGTTTCAACCTTTCCTCGTACTTCCAAAACCCCATCTCTTTATTCTTCCCCCAAAATGAGTTGGCTCAACAAATTGGGTTTTGGTGCAAAAACTGATAGTACACCAATGGACTCATCTTCCTCTGCAATTGCACAAGGTCCTGATGATGATATCCCTGCACCAGGACAACAATTTGCTCAATTCGGAGCTGGCTGTTTTTGGGGCGTTGAATTGGCTTTTCAAAGAGTGCCTGGTGTTACCAAAACCGAAGTTGGGTATACTCAGGGGTATTTACATAATCCTTCCTATGAAGATATTTGCTCGGGAACTACTTTCCATTCTGAGGTTGTTAGAGTTCAGTATGATCCTAAGGAGTGTAATTTTGACACCTTGCTTGATGTTTTTTGGGATCGTCATGACCCCACTACCCTTAATCGTCAG GGTAATGATGTGGGCACCCAATACAGATCCGGAATTTACTTCTACACACCTGAGCAAGAGAAAGCAGCACTTGAATCCCGGGACAAACAGCAAAAGATATTGAACAGGAATATTGTTACGGAGATCTTGCCTGCTAAGAAGTTTTACAGAGCTGAGGAGTATCATCAGCAGTACCTTGCAAAGGGCGGTCGTTTTGGTTTCAGGCAGTCTACTGAGAAAGGTTGCAATGATCCCATCCGATGCTATGGTTAA